The following proteins are co-located in the Apium graveolens cultivar Ventura chromosome 5, ASM990537v1, whole genome shotgun sequence genome:
- the LOC141659423 gene encoding zinc transporter ZTP29 encodes MDSQVLVALALSLVGGMSTSLGALFVVLNETPNLKMLGLLQGFAAGLMLSISFFDLAHNAINSIGFLKGNLWFFGGVIFFAVIASFIPEPTLSPSSDSKSKKKNSTGGSKDNMRKHRRQVLFSGIITAVGISLHNFPEGMAVFLGSIKGLRVGLNLALAIALHNIPEGVAVALPVYFATNSKWQAFKLATISGLAEPLGVIIVAYLFPASLNPEILDGLLGSVGGVMAFLTLHEMLPLAFDYAGQKQAVKAVFLGMAFMSASLYFLEISLPAEMIL; translated from the exons ATGGATTCTCAGGTTTTGGTTGCTCTTGCTCTTTCTCTTGTTGGTGGCATGAGTACATCTCTTG GTGCACTATTTGTAGTACTCAATGAGACTCCAAATCTGAAAATGTTGGGGCTACTACAG GGTTTTGCTGCTGGACTGATGCTGAGCATATCTTTCTTTGATTTAGCTCATAATGCTATCAACTCCATTGGCTTCTTGAAGGGAAATCTTTGG TTCTTTGGAGGTGTTATTTTCTTTGCTGTCATTGCCAGTTTCATCCCAGAACCTACGCTTTCTCCCTCTTCAGATTCAAAAAGTAAAAAG AAAAACAGTACTGGAGGGAGCAAGGACAACATGAGGAAGCATCGTCGCCAAGTTCTATTCAGTGGGATCATAACTGCTGTAG GAATTAGCTTGCATAATTTCCCAGAGGGTATGGCTGTGTTCCTTGGATCGATCAAG ggtCTCCGGGTTGGTCTGAATTTGGCGCTGGCTATTGCTCTGCACAACATCCCTGAG GGTGTCGCTGTTGCacttcctgtctattttgcaacaaATAG TAAATGGCAAGCTTTCAAACTAGCAACAATATCAGGACTTGCTGAGCCCTTGGGTGTAATTATAGTAG CCTATCTCTTTCCGGCTAGCTTAAATCCTGAAATTCTTGACGGATTACTGGGATCAG TTGGCGGAGTGATGGCTTTTCTAACCTTGCATGAAATGCTGCCTCTAGCATTTGATTATGCTGGGCAAAAGCAAGCTGTCAAGGCTGTGTTCTTAGGAATGGCTTTCATGTCTGCCAG CTTGTATTTCCTCGAGATCAGCTTGCCTGCAGAGATGATCTTGTAG